The Glandiceps talaboti chromosome 1, keGlaTala1.1, whole genome shotgun sequence genome has a segment encoding these proteins:
- the LOC144432775 gene encoding F-box/LRR-repeat protein 14-like — protein MPGELDISSLFPEILAMIFSYLDVQDKGRAAQVCRKWKDAAYHRSVWKGVEAKLHLRRANPSLFPSLVNRGIRRVQILSLRRSLSSVVQGMHNLQSLNLSGCYNLTDVGLAHALVREMPSLNVLNLSLCKQITDSSLGRIAQYLRNLQHLDLGGCCNITNTGLLLIAWGLTKLKYLNLRSCRHISDSGIAHLSGLTKNDGEGTLLLQHLVLQDCQKLTDLALLNAARGLVNLQSLNLSFCGGITDSGMIHLSKMASLKELNLRSCDNISDIGIAHLAEGGAYLRTLDVSFCDKVGDASLNHIAQGMHSLTSISLSSCSITDDGIARLVSTLRDMKTLNIGQCSRITDEGLGLIATYLRKLTCIDLYGCTKITTVGLEKIMQLPCLTVLNLGLWHKR, from the coding sequence ATGCCGGGCGAGTTGGACATTTCTTCCCTTTTTCCTGAGATTTTAGCCATGATTTTCAGTTATCTAGACGTTCAGGACAAGGGACGAGCCGCCCAAGTGTGTCGGAAGTGGAAAGACGCGGCGTATCACCGATCGGTGTGGAAAGGAGTGGAAGCCAAACTGCATTTACGAAGAGCCAACCCGTCTTTGTTTCCCAGTTTAGTTAATCGTGGAATAAGGCGTGTACAGATTTTAAGTTTACGACGAAGTTTGAGTTCTGTTGTACAAGGTATGCATAATCTACAAAGTCTTAATCTAAGTGGATGTTATAATTTAACTGACGTTGGACTGGCACATGCCTTGGTACGAGAAATGCCGAGTTTGAATGTGTTGAACTTAAGTCTATGTAAACAGATCACGGACAGTAGTCTCGGTCGAATTGCCCAGTATCTACGCAACTTACAGCATTTAGATTTGGGAGGTTGCTGTAATATTACCAACACTGGTCTACTGCTCATCGCTTGGGGACTTACCAAACTGAAATACCTCAATTTGAGAAGTTGCCGTCACATATCTGATTCAGGAATCGCCCATCTTTCCggtttgaccaaaaatgatgGCGAAGGGACATTACTCCTACAACATTTGGTGCTACAGGATTGCCAGAAACTAACGGACTTAGCCTTGCTTAACGCGGCGAGGGGACTTGTCAATTTGCAGAGTTTGAATCTAAGTTTCTGTGGTGGGATCACAGATTCTGGGATGATACATCTTTCAAAGATGGCCAGTCTGAAAGAACTCAACCTTAGGAGTTGTGACAATATCAGTGATATCGGTATCGCCCATTTGGCGGAAGGGGGTGCGTATTTACGAACATTAGATGTCAGCTTCTGTGATAAAGTTGGTGATGCATCGTTAAATCATATAGCACAGGGGATGCACAGTTTAACCAGTATAAGTCTCAGTTCGTGCTCCATCACCGACGATGGAATCGCTAGATTAGTATCAACACTACGTGATATGAAAACACTAAACATTGGCCAATGTAGTCGGATAACAGACGAAGGCCTGGGACTAATAGCAACCTATCTCAGGAAGCTAACGTGCATAGACTTATATGGATGTACCAAAATCACCACTGTGGGATTGGAGAAAATCATGCAACTGCCATGTCTGACCGTACTTAATCTGGGACTTTGGCACAAGAGGTGA